A single region of the Streptomyces sp. NBC_01262 genome encodes:
- a CDS encoding CDP-alcohol phosphatidyltransferase family protein, whose translation MEVQETRVQTDRIMTIPNILSMARLVGVPVFLWLILRPEFGQSKADGWALLVLMLSGISDYLDGKLARRWNQVSSLGRILDPAADRLYILSTLVGLTWREILPWWITGLLLAREAVLGVMILVLRKHGFGPPQVNFMGKAATFNLMYAFPLLLLSDGNGWLSTLAAIFGWAFAGWGTTLYWWAGILYVVQVRRLVRADAMAD comes from the coding sequence GTGGAGGTCCAGGAGACACGGGTGCAGACGGATCGGATCATGACGATCCCCAACATCCTGAGCATGGCGCGTCTCGTCGGCGTGCCGGTGTTCCTGTGGCTGATCCTGCGCCCCGAGTTCGGGCAGTCGAAGGCCGACGGATGGGCACTGCTCGTACTGATGCTGAGCGGTATCAGTGACTACCTGGACGGCAAGCTCGCACGCCGGTGGAATCAGGTCAGCAGCCTGGGGCGAATCCTGGACCCGGCGGCGGATCGCCTGTACATCCTGTCGACGCTTGTAGGCCTTACGTGGCGGGAGATTCTGCCCTGGTGGATCACGGGGCTTCTGCTGGCCCGTGAGGCCGTGCTGGGGGTGATGATCCTGGTCCTGCGCAAGCACGGCTTTGGTCCGCCGCAGGTCAACTTCATGGGGAAGGCTGCGACCTTCAACCTCATGTACGCGTTTCCGCTGCTCCTTCTGAGTGACGGCAACGGGTGGCTCAGTACGCTCGCTGCTATTTTCGGATGGGCATTCGCAGGATGGGGTACAACTCTGTACTGGTGGGCAGGGATCCTCTATGTGGTCCAGGTTCGCCGGCTCGTCAGGGCGGATGCCATGGCTGATTGA
- a CDS encoding mannose-1-phosphate guanyltransferase → MKAVVMAGGEGTRLRPMTSSMPKPLLPVVNQPIMQHVLTLLKRHGLTETVVTVQFLASLVKNYFGDGEELGMDLTYANEEKPLGTAGSVKNAEEALKDDSFLVISGDALTDFDLTELINFHKEKGGLVTVCLTRVPNPLEFGITIVDEHGKVERFLEKPTWGQVFSDTVNTGIYVMEPEVFDYVEPDVPVDWSGDVFPQLMKEGKPIYGFIAEGYWEDVGTHESYLKAQADVLEGKVDVDIEGFEISPGVWVAEGAEVHPDAILRGPLFIGDYAKVEAGAEIREHSVIGSNVVVKSGAFLHKAVVHDNVYVGQQTNLRGCVIGKNTDVMRAARIDDGAVIGDECLIGEESIIAGNVRVYPFKTIEAGAFVNTSVIWESRGQAHLFGARGVSGIINVEITPELAVRLAGAYATTLKKGATVTTARDHSRGARALKRAVISALQTSAIEVRDLENVPMPVARQQTARGSAGGIMIRTTPGTPDSVDIMFFDERGADLSANGQRKLDRVYARQEYRRAFPGEIGDLHFPASVFDSYTGALLRAVDTSGIADSGMKVVVDAANGSAGLVLPSLLGRLGVDALTINPGLDESRPTETADSRRAGLVRLGEIVSSSRAAFGVRFDPVGERLSLVDERGRIIEDDRALLVLLDLVAAERRSGRVALPVTTTRIAEQVAAYHGTQVEWTTTSPDDLTRVGRSESTIFGGDGKGGFIVPEFSSVFDGSAAFVRLIGLVARTQLTLSQIDARIPGAHVLKRDLATPWAVKGLVMRRVVEEAGDRSVDTTDGVRVVEADGRWVMVLPDPAEAVTHLWAEGPDDASAQALLDEWSAIVDSAGR, encoded by the coding sequence ATGAAGGCCGTCGTGATGGCCGGAGGCGAAGGCACCCGCCTCCGCCCGATGACCTCAAGCATGCCCAAGCCGTTGCTGCCGGTGGTGAACCAGCCGATCATGCAGCACGTGCTGACTCTGCTCAAGCGGCACGGTCTCACCGAGACCGTGGTGACTGTGCAGTTTCTCGCCTCCCTCGTCAAGAACTACTTTGGCGATGGCGAGGAGCTCGGCATGGATCTCACCTACGCGAATGAGGAGAAGCCGCTGGGAACAGCGGGAAGCGTAAAGAACGCCGAGGAGGCACTCAAGGACGACTCGTTCCTGGTGATCTCCGGCGATGCGCTGACCGACTTCGATCTGACCGAGCTGATCAATTTCCACAAGGAGAAGGGCGGCCTGGTCACGGTCTGCCTGACCCGGGTGCCGAATCCACTGGAATTCGGTATCACCATCGTGGACGAGCACGGCAAGGTCGAGCGCTTCCTGGAGAAGCCGACCTGGGGCCAGGTGTTCTCCGACACCGTCAACACGGGCATCTACGTCATGGAGCCCGAAGTATTCGACTATGTCGAGCCGGATGTGCCGGTGGACTGGTCGGGCGATGTGTTCCCGCAGCTCATGAAGGAGGGGAAGCCGATCTACGGCTTCATCGCCGAGGGCTACTGGGAGGACGTGGGCACCCACGAGAGCTATCTGAAGGCCCAGGCGGACGTCCTGGAGGGCAAGGTCGACGTCGATATCGAAGGCTTCGAGATCTCGCCCGGTGTGTGGGTGGCGGAGGGTGCGGAGGTGCACCCGGACGCGATACTGCGCGGCCCGTTGTTCATCGGGGACTACGCGAAGGTCGAGGCCGGCGCCGAGATCCGCGAGCACTCGGTCATCGGGTCGAATGTCGTCGTCAAATCCGGGGCCTTTCTCCACAAGGCCGTAGTGCACGACAATGTCTATGTCGGGCAGCAGACCAATCTGCGCGGCTGCGTCATCGGAAAGAACACCGATGTGATGCGGGCGGCCCGGATCGACGATGGTGCGGTCATCGGTGACGAGTGCCTGATCGGCGAGGAGTCGATCATCGCGGGCAATGTCCGGGTGTATCCGTTCAAGACCATTGAGGCGGGCGCATTCGTCAATACGTCCGTCATCTGGGAGTCCCGCGGGCAGGCACATCTGTTCGGTGCCCGTGGCGTGTCCGGGATCATCAATGTCGAGATCACACCCGAGCTCGCCGTGCGCCTCGCGGGCGCGTACGCGACGACCCTGAAGAAGGGCGCGACCGTCACCACGGCCCGCGACCATTCCCGGGGCGCGCGGGCGCTGAAGCGGGCGGTGATCTCGGCGCTGCAGACCAGCGCCATCGAGGTCCGTGACCTGGAGAACGTGCCGATGCCGGTGGCGCGCCAGCAGACCGCGCGCGGCAGTGCGGGCGGCATCATGATCCGTACGACGCCGGGGACGCCGGACTCGGTCGACATCATGTTCTTCGACGAGCGCGGCGCGGATCTGTCGGCGAACGGACAGCGCAAGCTCGACCGGGTGTACGCGCGCCAGGAGTACCGGAGGGCGTTCCCCGGGGAGATCGGGGATCTGCACTTCCCGGCGAGTGTCTTCGACTCGTACACCGGGGCGCTGCTGAGGGCCGTTGACACCTCCGGGATCGCGGATTCCGGCATGAAGGTGGTCGTGGACGCGGCGAACGGCAGCGCGGGCCTGGTGCTGCCCAGCTTGCTGGGCCGGCTCGGGGTGGACGCGCTGACGATCAATCCCGGGCTCGACGAGTCCCGGCCCACGGAGACGGCCGACAGCCGCCGGGCCGGGCTGGTGCGGCTCGGGGAGATCGTGTCGTCGTCGCGGGCGGCCTTCGGGGTGCGGTTCGACCCGGTGGGCGAGCGGCTGTCGCTGGTGGACGAGCGGGGCCGGATCATCGAGGACGACCGGGCGCTGCTGGTGCTGCTGGACCTGGTGGCGGCCGAGCGCCGTAGCGGGCGGGTGGCGCTGCCGGTGACCACGACGCGGATCGCCGAGCAGGTGGCGGCCTACCACGGCACTCAGGTGGAGTGGACGACCACCTCGCCGGACGATCTGACCCGGGTCGGCAGGTCCGAGTCGACGATCTTCGGCGGTGACGGCAAGGGCGGCTTCATCGTGCCCGAGTTCAGCAGTGTCTTCGACGGTTCGGCGGCCTTCGTACGGCTGATCGGCCTGGTGGCGCGTACGCAGCTCACACTCAGCCAGATCGACGCGCGGATCCCGGGCGCCCATGTCCTCAAGCGGGACCTGGCGACGCCGTGGGCCGTCAAGGGCCTGGTGATGCGCCGGGTGGTCGAGGAGGCCGGCGACCGGTCGGTGGACACCACGGACGGCGTACGGGTCGTGGAGGCCGACGGCCGCTGGGTGATGGTGCTGCCGGACCCGGCGGAGGCCGTGACGCATCTGTGGGCCGAGGGGCCCGACGACGCCTCGGCGCAGGCGCTGCTGGACGAATGGTCGGCGATCGTGGACAGCGCCGGCCGCTGA
- a CDS encoding DUF881 domain-containing protein, whose amino-acid sequence MCVMPQEHPDRSSASRKAPLRRPDASMSLLTNVMEHSLDDGYAEAAARRGETGTSRMPRTPRGKLTLAVGLVLAAVVVTLGGAQAQVAAPTLAKERQKLIDRIESETAAADGLQKSVDKLRDDVSARQREALKDQGVPGAELVSLLAGATAVTGPGVKLVVDDAKEATSGGGSNPRTSSDFSDTGRVRDRDMQRVVNGLWSSGAEAISVNGQRLTALSAIRAAGDAILVDNKPLAPPYTVLAIGDGQRLSTAFQDSDDGQYLHVLEENYGIRASISAQSRLELPAAPSLIVRSASPAPSAGKSAAKTGKGTN is encoded by the coding sequence ATGTGCGTCATGCCGCAGGAGCACCCCGATCGGAGCAGCGCGAGCCGCAAGGCCCCGCTGCGGCGTCCTGATGCCTCCATGTCGCTGTTGACCAACGTCATGGAGCACAGCCTCGACGACGGTTACGCGGAGGCCGCGGCACGCCGCGGCGAGACCGGAACCTCGCGCATGCCGCGTACGCCGCGCGGGAAACTGACCCTGGCCGTGGGCCTCGTGCTGGCCGCCGTGGTGGTCACGCTGGGCGGCGCGCAGGCACAGGTCGCGGCGCCGACGCTGGCCAAGGAGCGGCAGAAGCTGATCGACCGTATCGAGTCGGAGACCGCCGCGGCGGACGGGCTGCAGAAGAGCGTGGACAAGCTGCGCGACGACGTGAGCGCGCGGCAGCGTGAGGCGCTGAAGGACCAGGGTGTCCCGGGCGCCGAGCTGGTGTCGTTGCTGGCCGGCGCAACCGCGGTGACCGGTCCCGGCGTCAAGCTGGTGGTGGACGACGCGAAGGAAGCCACTTCGGGTGGCGGCAGCAATCCCCGTACCAGCAGCGACTTCTCGGACACCGGACGGGTCAGGGACCGTGACATGCAGCGGGTCGTCAACGGGCTGTGGTCCTCGGGCGCCGAGGCGATCTCCGTCAACGGCCAGCGGCTGACGGCCTTGTCGGCGATCCGTGCCGCGGGTGACGCCATACTGGTCGACAACAAACCGCTGGCGCCGCCGTACACGGTGCTGGCGATCGGGGACGGGCAGCGGCTGAGCACCGCGTTCCAGGACAGTGACGACGGGCAGTATCTGCACGTCCTGGAGGAGAACTACGGGATCCGGGCGAGCATCTCGGCCCAGAGCAGGCTCGAACTGCCGGCGGCCCCGAGTCTGATCGTACGATCCGCGAGCCCGGCCCCGAGCGCCGGGAAGAGCGCAGCCAAAACAGGGAAGGGCACGAATTGA
- a CDS encoding small basic family protein, which produces MIAVLGLVVGVVVGLLVRPVVPTVVEPYLPIAVVAALDAVFGGLRAMLDGIFDDKVFVVSFLSNVVVAALIVFLGDKLGVGSQLSTGVVVVLGIRIFSNAAAIRRHVFRA; this is translated from the coding sequence TTGATCGCCGTACTGGGCCTCGTCGTAGGAGTCGTGGTGGGCCTTTTGGTCCGCCCGGTGGTGCCTACGGTGGTCGAGCCGTACCTCCCGATCGCGGTGGTCGCCGCGCTGGACGCCGTGTTCGGCGGACTGCGGGCGATGCTCGACGGGATCTTCGACGACAAGGTCTTCGTAGTGTCCTTCCTCTCCAACGTCGTGGTCGCGGCGCTGATCGTCTTCCTGGGCGACAAGCTCGGGGTCGGCTCGCAGCTGTCCACCGGCGTGGTGGTCGTCCTGGGCATCCGGATCTTCTCCAACGCGGCGGCCATCCGCCGCCATGTCTTCCGGGCGTGA
- a CDS encoding DUF881 domain-containing protein has protein sequence MSDDSDDKGRDDNGKEPLALPPAPAPAASSGRQRLKAGLWPLRVTRAQLIVALLLFVLGLGLAIQVRSTSDSSALRGARQEDLVRILDELDNRTQRLEDEKRGLENQRTELENSSDQAEEARRQTEQKAQQLAVLAGTVAAQGPGITLTISDPKGTVESDTLLDTLQELRAAGAEAIQINDVRVVADTYFTQSGSSVEIDGKKISQPYRFKVIGNPQDLEPALNIPGGVVQTLEKEQATADVARSQKIVVDALRPSKAPDYAQSSSQ, from the coding sequence ATGAGCGACGACAGCGATGACAAGGGCCGCGATGACAACGGCAAGGAGCCGCTGGCCCTGCCCCCGGCTCCGGCCCCGGCGGCGTCGAGCGGCAGGCAGCGGCTGAAGGCCGGCCTGTGGCCCCTTCGGGTGACCCGGGCGCAGCTGATCGTGGCGCTGCTGCTCTTCGTCCTCGGTCTGGGCCTGGCCATCCAGGTCCGTTCCACCAGCGACAGCAGCGCGCTGCGCGGGGCGCGCCAGGAGGACCTGGTACGGATCCTGGACGAGCTGGACAACCGTACGCAGCGCCTGGAGGACGAGAAGCGGGGCCTGGAGAACCAGCGGACGGAGCTGGAGAACAGCTCCGACCAGGCCGAGGAGGCCCGCAGACAGACCGAGCAGAAGGCCCAGCAGCTGGCTGTGCTGGCCGGCACGGTCGCCGCGCAGGGTCCGGGGATCACGCTGACGATCAGCGACCCGAAGGGCACCGTGGAGTCCGACACGCTGCTGGACACGCTCCAGGAGCTGCGGGCGGCGGGCGCGGAGGCGATCCAGATCAACGATGTGCGGGTGGTCGCCGACACGTACTTCACGCAGAGCGGCAGCTCGGTGGAGATCGACGGGAAGAAGATCTCACAGCCGTACCGCTTCAAAGTCATCGGTAATCCACAGGACCTGGAGCCGGCGCTGAACATCCCCGGCGGAGTGGTGCAGACTTTGGAGAAGGAGCAGGCCACAGCGGATGTGGCGCGATCGCAGAAGATCGTTGTGGATGCCTTGCGGCCGTCGAAGGCGCCTGACTACGCTCAGTCGTCATCCCAGTGA
- a CDS encoding FHA domain-containing protein yields the protein MPVCTRCGHRNAEASRFCSNCGAPLRGGAPSERPSETTSTISISGLEAYEAEVTGQTVIPSLSAEAQAAVDALPPGSALLIVRRGPNSGSRFLLDGELTTAGRHPQSDIFLDDVTVSRRHVDFRREPDGGFTVADVGSLNGTYVNRERIDSVPLANGDEVQIGKYRLVFYASQRGI from the coding sequence TTGCCGGTCTGTACGAGGTGCGGGCACCGCAATGCCGAGGCGAGCCGCTTCTGCTCCAACTGCGGCGCGCCGCTGCGCGGGGGAGCCCCGTCCGAGAGGCCGTCGGAGACCACGTCGACGATCTCCATTTCCGGCCTTGAGGCGTACGAGGCGGAGGTCACCGGCCAGACCGTGATCCCGTCGCTGTCCGCCGAGGCGCAGGCCGCGGTGGACGCGCTCCCGCCGGGTTCGGCACTGCTGATCGTCCGGCGCGGTCCGAACTCGGGCAGCCGCTTCCTGCTGGACGGGGAGCTGACCACGGCCGGCCGTCACCCGCAGAGCGACATCTTCCTGGACGACGTGACCGTCTCGCGGCGGCATGTGGACTTCCGGCGCGAGCCGGACGGCGGCTTCACGGTCGCCGACGTCGGCAGCCTGAACGGCACGTACGTCAACCGGGAGCGGATCGACTCGGTGCCGCTGGCCAATGGCGACGAGGTGCAGATCGGCAAATACCGGCTGGTCTTCTACGCGAGCCAGCGGGGCATCTGA
- the ftsR gene encoding transcriptional regulator FtsR — MLRTPSGGAGNGTATADGRLLSIGAVLNQLRDEFPEVTISKIRFLEAEGLVEPQRTPSGYRKFAVRDVERLGHVLRMQRDHYLPLKVIREHLDALDRGEPIPLPAPADQPPRDLLDGPAEPEAPGLRIGRAELLAATGADEEELVQWESYGLVEPGPDGDYDAESVNIAKIVADLGRFGLEPRHLRAVKAAAEREAGLVEQVVAPLRRHRNPQTRAHAESTARELAALSVRLHAALVQSALRVRLF; from the coding sequence ATGCTGCGTACACCGTCGGGCGGTGCCGGGAACGGCACCGCCACCGCGGACGGCAGGCTGCTGAGCATCGGGGCGGTGCTCAACCAGCTGCGTGACGAATTCCCCGAGGTCACCATCTCCAAGATCCGTTTCCTGGAGGCGGAGGGCCTGGTGGAGCCGCAGCGGACCCCTTCCGGGTACCGCAAGTTCGCGGTCCGGGATGTCGAGCGGCTCGGACACGTCCTGCGCATGCAGCGCGACCACTACCTTCCGCTCAAGGTCATCCGCGAGCATCTGGACGCCCTGGACCGGGGCGAACCGATTCCGCTGCCCGCGCCCGCCGACCAGCCGCCCCGTGACCTCCTGGACGGTCCGGCGGAGCCGGAGGCGCCCGGGCTGCGGATCGGCCGGGCGGAGCTCCTCGCTGCCACCGGGGCGGACGAGGAGGAACTGGTGCAGTGGGAGTCGTACGGACTGGTGGAACCGGGCCCGGACGGCGACTATGACGCCGAATCGGTGAACATCGCCAAGATCGTCGCCGACCTCGGCCGCTTCGGTCTGGAGCCGCGCCACCTGCGGGCCGTCAAGGCCGCGGCGGAGCGCGAGGCGGGCCTGGTCGAACAGGTGGTCGCACCCTTGCGCCGTCATCGCAACCCGCAGACCAGGGCGCACGCCGAGAGCACCGCCCGGGAACTGGCCGCGCTGTCGGTGCGGCTGCACGCGGCACTGGTCCAGTCGGCGCTGCGCGTGCGGCTTTTCTGA
- a CDS encoding bifunctional nuclease family protein yields MNELDVVGVRVEMPSNQPIVLLREVGGDRYLPIWIGPGEATAIAFAQQGMTPARPLTHDLFKDVLEAVGQTLSEVRITDLREGVFYAELVFASGVEVSARPSDAIALALRTGTPIYGSDGVLDDAGIAIPDEQEDEVEKFREFLDQISPEDFGSSSQ; encoded by the coding sequence GTGAACGAGCTCGATGTCGTGGGTGTCCGGGTCGAAATGCCCTCCAATCAGCCAATCGTGCTCTTGCGCGAGGTGGGGGGCGACCGCTACCTGCCCATCTGGATCGGGCCCGGTGAGGCCACTGCCATCGCGTTCGCGCAGCAGGGAATGACGCCCGCGCGGCCGCTGACCCATGATCTGTTCAAGGATGTGCTGGAGGCCGTAGGCCAGACCCTGTCCGAGGTCCGCATCACGGACCTGCGCGAGGGCGTGTTCTACGCCGAACTGGTGTTCGCCAGCGGCGTCGAGGTCAGCGCCCGTCCCTCCGACGCCATAGCGCTGGCACTGCGCACCGGTACCCCGATCTACGGGAGCGACGGCGTGCTGGACGACGCGGGGATCGCCATCCCGGACGAGCAGGAGGACGAGGTCGAGAAGTTCCGCGAGTTCCTCGACCAGATCTCGCCCGAGGACTTCGGCAGCAGCAGCCAGTAG
- a CDS encoding MerR family transcriptional regulator: MAAGGGGGEPPAHAPEGASETIGYRGPTACAATGITYRQLDYWARTGLVEPSIRPAYGSGTQRLYSFRDVVVLKIVKRLLDTGVSLQNIRNAVQHLRSCGPAELARMTLMSDGATVYECSSPEEVVSLLQGGQGIFGIAVGVVWRDVESTLAQLHGERVDTGETMAGHNPADELARRRNRAG, translated from the coding sequence ATGGCGGCGGGCGGGGGCGGCGGTGAGCCCCCCGCGCACGCCCCTGAGGGCGCCTCCGAGACCATCGGCTACCGCGGGCCCACGGCCTGCGCGGCCACCGGCATCACCTACCGCCAACTGGACTACTGGGCCCGCACCGGACTCGTCGAGCCGAGCATCCGGCCCGCGTACGGATCGGGCACCCAGCGGCTGTACAGCTTCCGGGACGTGGTCGTCCTCAAGATCGTCAAGCGGCTGCTCGACACGGGCGTATCGCTGCAGAACATCCGCAACGCCGTCCAGCACCTGCGCTCCTGCGGGCCCGCCGAGCTGGCCCGGATGACGCTGATGAGCGACGGCGCCACGGTCTACGAGTGCTCGTCCCCCGAAGAGGTGGTCTCGCTGCTCCAGGGCGGGCAGGGGATCTTCGGAATCGCCGTCGGCGTGGTCTGGCGCGATGTCGAGAGCACGCTCGCCCAGCTGCACGGCGAGCGGGTCGACACCGGCGAGACCATGGCGGGCCACAATCCGGCCGATGAACTGGCGAGGCGGCGCAACCGCGCGGGATAG
- a CDS encoding DNA polymerase IV produces MRSAPTILHLDMDAFFAAVEQASKPSLRGKPVVVGGLGPRGVVATASYEARVHGVHSAMAMAHARRLCPNAAYLIPRFGLYRQVSDVVMGLLGELSPLVEPLSLDEAFVDLEAGGIGDDPRGVAEKLRADIKAATGLTASVGLAASKLIAKIASEEAKPDGLVVVEPGTERELLDPMPVRTLPGVGPATAEHLRRAGIGTIVEVRHMGEAELVRLLGKAHGASLHAMASGLDDRPVVAERESKSISVEDTFDVDLTDRIRVRTELDRLADRCVKRLRDAGRSGRTVVIKVRRYDFSTLTRSETLQGPTDDPVVVRETAGRLIEAVDTTGGVRLLGVGVAGLADFTQEDLFAQAAGSALADEPADGAEPVVVREEPAAPARRWMPGQDVRHTEYGAGWVQGSGVGRVTVRFEEPASLVPGRVRTFAVEDPELEPSDPLPLV; encoded by the coding sequence GTGAGAAGCGCGCCGACGATCCTGCACCTCGACATGGACGCGTTCTTCGCTGCCGTCGAGCAGGCGTCCAAGCCGAGTCTGCGGGGGAAGCCGGTGGTCGTCGGCGGCCTCGGCCCGCGCGGGGTGGTCGCCACGGCCTCGTACGAGGCGCGGGTGCACGGGGTGCACTCGGCGATGGCCATGGCGCACGCGCGGCGGCTGTGCCCGAACGCCGCGTACCTGATCCCGCGCTTCGGGCTCTACCGGCAGGTCAGCGATGTGGTGATGGGGCTGCTGGGGGAGCTGTCCCCGCTGGTGGAGCCGCTGAGCCTGGACGAGGCCTTCGTCGACCTGGAGGCGGGCGGCATCGGGGACGATCCGCGCGGCGTCGCGGAGAAGTTGCGGGCGGACATCAAAGCAGCGACGGGGCTCACGGCATCGGTGGGGCTGGCGGCGTCGAAGCTCATCGCCAAGATCGCCTCGGAGGAGGCCAAGCCGGACGGGCTGGTCGTGGTCGAGCCCGGCACCGAGCGCGAGCTGCTCGACCCCATGCCGGTGCGCACGCTGCCGGGCGTCGGCCCGGCCACGGCCGAGCACCTGCGGCGGGCCGGGATCGGCACGATCGTGGAGGTGCGGCATATGGGGGAGGCGGAGCTCGTACGGCTGCTGGGCAAGGCGCACGGCGCGTCGCTCCATGCGATGGCGTCGGGGCTGGACGACCGGCCGGTGGTCGCGGAGCGGGAGAGCAAGTCGATCTCGGTCGAGGACACCTTCGACGTGGACCTGACGGACCGGATCCGGGTGCGGACCGAGCTCGACCGGCTGGCCGACCGGTGTGTGAAGCGGCTGCGGGACGCGGGGCGGTCCGGGCGGACGGTGGTGATCAAGGTCCGCCGGTACGACTTCAGCACGCTGACGCGGTCCGAGACGCTGCAGGGGCCGACGGATGACCCGGTGGTGGTGCGGGAGACGGCGGGCCGGCTGATCGAGGCCGTCGACACAACGGGTGGGGTCCGGCTGCTGGGCGTGGGCGTGGCGGGGCTGGCGGACTTCACCCAGGAGGATCTGTTCGCGCAGGCGGCGGGTTCCGCCCTCGCGGACGAGCCGGCCGACGGCGCCGAGCCGGTGGTGGTGCGGGAGGAGCCGGCCGCACCCGCGCGTCGCTGGATGCCCGGCCAGGACGTGCGGCACACGGAGTACGGGGCCGGGTGGGTGCAGGGCAGCGGGGTGGGGCGGGTGACGGTGCGGTTCGAGGAACCGGCGTCGCTGGTGCCGGGGCGGGTGCGGACCTTCGCGGTGGAGGATCCGGAGCTGGAGCCGTCGGATCCGTTGCCGCTGGTGTAG
- a CDS encoding PRC-barrel domain-containing protein produces the protein MQTGIDPRSLIGRRAFDINGVKIGTVDEVYLDDATGEPEWAAVRTGLFSRDAFVPLEPSAFVEDHLVVPFDKALIKDAPDFGVGRHLSPEQELQLYHHYGLELPPATARPDHDFGKLATDD, from the coding sequence GTGCAGACCGGTATCGATCCGCGCAGCCTCATCGGCCGCAGGGCCTTCGACATCAACGGAGTCAAGATCGGCACCGTCGACGAGGTCTACCTCGACGACGCCACCGGCGAACCCGAATGGGCCGCCGTCCGCACCGGCCTCTTCAGCCGCGACGCCTTCGTCCCCCTGGAGCCCAGCGCCTTCGTCGAGGACCACCTGGTCGTCCCCTTCGACAAGGCCTTGATCAAGGACGCCCCCGACTTCGGCGTCGGCCGCCACCTCTCCCCCGAGCAGGAGCTCCAGCTCTACCACCACTACGGCCTGGAACTCCCGCCCGCGACCGCCCGGCCCGACCACGACTTCGGCAAACTGGCGACCGACGACTGA